The Phyllopteryx taeniolatus isolate TA_2022b chromosome 14, UOR_Ptae_1.2, whole genome shotgun sequence genome has a window encoding:
- the LOC133489236 gene encoding ras-related protein Rap-2b-like, with the protein MREYKVVVLGSGGVGKSALTVQFVTGSFIEKYDPTIEDFYRKEIEVDSSPSVLEILDTAGTEQFASMRDLYIKNGQGFILVYSLVNQQSFQDIKPMRDQIIRVKRYERVPMILVGNKVDLEAEREVSSGEGKALAQDWNCPFMETSAKNKASVDELFAEIVRQMNYSTVPAGGDQCCSCVLL; encoded by the coding sequence ATGAGGGAATACAAAGTGGTTGTTTTGGGCTCGGGCGGAGTCGGTAAATCGGCTCTCACGGTTCAGTTCGTGACGGGCTCCTTCATCGAGAAGTACGACCCCACCATCGAGGACTTCTACCGGAAGGAGATCGAGGTGGACTCGTCCCCGTCCGTGCTGGAGATCCTGGACACGGCCGGCACCGAGCAGTTCGCCTCCATGCGGGATCTGTACATCAAGAACGGGCAGGGCTTCATCCTGGTCTACAGTCTGGTCAACCAGCAGAGCTTCCAGGACATCAAGCCTATGAGGGACCAGATCATCCGGGTGAAGAGGTACGAGAGGGTGCCCATGATCCTGGTGGGCAACAAGGTGGACCTGGAGGCCGAGAGAGAGGTGTCCTCCGGGGAAGGCAAGGCCCTGGCCCAGGACTGGAACTGCCCCTTCATGGAAACCTCGGCCAAAAACAAAGCCTCCGTGGATGAACTGTTTGCAGAAATTGTCAGACAGATGAACTACTCAACTGTTCCGGCTGGAGGTGACCAGTGTTGTTCTTGTGTTCTgctctaa